The genomic stretch aatttatgtttttttatattgtatGAATGTAACCGTATGAATGGGCATCACTATTGATTTGATTCATGGCACCCAAATTACTAATTTAAATATTGACCGCTTTTAATGCAAGCTATTACTAATTAACCTATTACACTCATGTCTTTCACCCGAATTACTAATTAACGGTCAATTTTTCATGATGGGCAGTTACAATATTAAATAGATGAAATATATAGGACTTATTATGCTTTAATTATATAGTGAGGTGAATGACATGATTAtacttaaaatttataaatattcacattgatgcccaaaatttataaatattcaaaagaAGGCCAAAACTcgtcttttatatatgtataaatattcAGATACTATAGTAATAGGTCTTTACTTATATAGAATATAATGTAATCAATTAACTaatttaatcaatatttttgaattttgaccatataaattatatgatcagatattataatttaaataatccaTTAAAATAAGTAACGTAGAATTCCCTCCGTTTCTGTTTGTCAAATGTTGAAATAATCTAAATGACTTTTTGTGTCAGTACATAAAAATTGAAtgctttattaaattaaaaaccaTCCAGCGTCAATAATgcgcattaattaattagtcaaGCCGCCGAAACGCTAAGGTTTAACTTTAACTAGAAGCATGTATAAAATGGAGCATTTATTTTATACAATAAACTATGCTTACATTacatatttttgggaaataaaacatactatcacaaaaatatttattttcataaattatGCTTACATAACAATTTTTGGGAAATAAGGCACACTTTATCACAAAAAATCTAAATAAACATActatcacaaaaatatttattttcacaaATTATGCTTACATAACAATTTTTTGGGAAACAAGACTCACTATATTTTTTGTGATAAGTGTGCCTTATTTCCCTAACACATTTTTGAGTTTTTTCTAAGTTATACTATCACTCAAAGTAAACGTTACTGAATCAATCAAGCACGTGCGCACAAAGGTCGCTTAACAATGGGAATCAAACGCAAATGGTGTTCCCTATGAAGAGTGGAGCCGAGGCCCTCTGTCATATCCAATTCTTCTGCTTTCATCCCATTTGGAATTTCCCAATCAAAATGATAGAGAAGCATAGCAAGAGGAAGTTCCATATTTGCCTGCCCCAACAACATGCCGGGACACGTTCTCCTTCCCGCACCAAAGGGTATGTATTCGAGATTGCTCCCGTTGAAATCGATGGTGCTTTCTTCGAATCTCTCGGGTATAAACTCCTCTGGATCGTTCCAATACTCGGGGTCTCTTGCCAATGCCCATGCATTCACTATCACTCTGGTTTTTGTTGGGATTTCATACCCATTGATTTCACATCTTTGGGAGTTCACTCTAGGCACTAAAAGCGGGGCCGGTGGGTGCAATCGCAAAGTCTCTTTGATAATTAATTTGAGGTATTTTAGCTCACTCAACTTGTCTTCGTCTACGTATGATCCCTCTTTGTCAAAAACCTTTCTAACTTCTAGTTGGGCTTTGTTGAGTTTGCTAGGGTTTCTTATCAGCTCCGATATTGCCCATTCTATGGTAGATGCTGACGTATCAGTTCCTCCAAGTAATATATCctgaaatatataattttaattacaaacTAATGCATATAAGAGAAGTTATTTGAAAAAGCAAGAGAAAAAGACgtgaaaaaagaagagaaattgGTTCCCATAGAGACAACCGTAACATGATAAATATATTCTATATCTTCACTTTTAATTCTGATAAACTAAGAAATAAAGAACAACTTATTATTCTATAGGAGTAGATCCCTATCAAGGATGCTGTCAAATTATAAAGTctaattcattttaaatttatgcatcataaactaaaaattatctATGCTAACTAAAATATGAGAAGAATATACCAGTAACACTGCTTTGACATTGTCTGTAGTTAAAGTCCCATCTTTCTCATATTTGAGGAGAATATCCAAGAAATCTTCCAACTTGGTATCGTCATCGCCGTCATCCGCAGCCGCTCTCTGCTGCTCGATGATGCCATCAAGCACCTCATCTACTTTGCGGCGTAACCGTCGGATCTTGAACCGCGCCCCGGTGATCAACGGCAGCAGTTTGACGGACGGATAGAGGTCCGCCATCATGAATCCCGTCGCTAGCTTTGTCGATTCCATGAAAACCGAAACCATCACCTTACGCTCCTCGCTCTTCGCCTTGACGGCCGCCCTCACGATAACGTCGTACGACGACATGTAGAGCCTCTCGGATAGATCAACCGGCGATCCATCGCGGGAAGCGATCCATTTGCACATGTTCATGCTTTCCTCCTCTCTTATGCCACGGAACGACCGCACGCGGCGAGCGCTGAAAAGCTCGACGGTGCAGATCTTCCGCAGGTGGCGCCAGTAGTCGCCGTAGGGGGAGAAGACGACGCCGCTGGAGTCGTAGGCCAGCTCCTCCGTCGCCAGCATCTGAGGCCGGTTCGCGAAATTGGTGTCGTGAGTTTTCATCACTTCCTTTGCTAATTCGACGGAGGAGACGATGAGGAAGTGGAGCTCGCCGAGCTGGAGATGCATCAGGGGGCCGTGTTTGGCGGCGAGGGAACGGAAGAGGCGGTGGGGGCCGGCGGAGGCGCCGAGCATCATGAGGGGGAGGTTGCCGATGAGAGGGAGGGGTGTGGGGCCGGGGAAGTGTGAGTAGCTCCTTGCTGATTTTGAGATTGATTGAGATTTGAGGAAtatgaagaggaagaggaagaggagaaAGGGAATTAGAGGGATGAGTGTTGATGAGATGTTAAACTCCATGATTTCTAGTTTCCTATGTGAACTTGTTGTTTCATGTTCTTattaatctccttttatatatatatatatatatatatatatatatatatatatatatataaactttCAGTTGTCAACTTGTTAATTTCTATCCTATATAAACTTTCAGTTGTCAACTTGTTAATTTCTATCCTAAGGTCCTACTTGATACGATGGAATGGAATGGGGAATGAAATGATATTCCTATCTCCATTTCATTCATTTGCTtggtaaatttttttcttaggaATCACCATTCCATTTAGAATGTCCATTCTATTCCACATGAGAATAGCCATTCCATCCATTTAGCTAGGAAtgaccattccattccattccattccatttcatattcctttcttcttattttaaattttaacaaaattatataaatattattttatattatatttaaatttaatatcatcacaattttgtaataaaattaatatttttaataattaaaaaatccacacacacacacatttcacatatttcaccacactacacacacttaacagttaacacactacacacatttcatacactatacacattacacacatttcacacagttcacacactacacacatttcacacactacacacacttcgcacactacacacaaaatatacacattgtacacacattacacacacttacAAATTTTACACgaaatacacacacttcacacaagctaaaatttcaaatttagtttagtttttcgTTTAGATTCAgtttaaacttttgaaaaatttcaatttttcgaTTTGGTTCGGTTGGAtcgaaaaaaaatccaaaagctgaaaaaaaaattcaaaaataggaTACTtaaaatgtgtgaaatgtgagTAGTGTTAGTGTTagtagtgtgtgaattgtgtagtgtgtgtagtgtttgtaATGCGTGTAGTGTgactgtgtgtagtgtgtgaaatgtgtgtagtttgtgtagtgtgtgaagcgtgtaaagtgtgtgttgtggatataattattcatattctAATTTCAAGCGCTCAATTCCATGGTACCGAACACaactttaaatatatttttttagaatcaacatattaattattcacatttcattccatttcatttctaTATTAATTTGTAGTTATCAAACATAGGAATATAATCAATCAAGGCATAACAATTCCATTCCTTTTGCATTCCTTGTGCTTACCAAGCACAAGAATAGAATGGAATCCCCATTCCATTCCCACCTCATTCCATTCCCtcctcattccattccatcataccaagaagcCCCTAATAGCAATAGATAAATGAACGGATAATAGCCATTTAAAATTACTCCTCCTTCCTTGAAATCTTAtccaattttgtcattttagtccaTTCATGAAAAAttgtccactttgcttttttttttctttctatttttggtaaatgaacCACACTTTCCACTATCTTTTTGCActcataaaactaatatataaatgtagaaccttcatttcacaaactttttcaactcaattttcTTCAGATTCTTAAAACCACGCCGTgtcaaacttggacaatattttatggacggagggtgtacaaaatttgatcaaatctGATCAGTTTTATAATCTTTGAGAttgagaatttcatatttttcatttatctCATTCGTATGCAAAGCAATGACTTTTGGTGAAAATGATTTTGTTTCAATAGAATAAGAAAAgtataagaaaaaatatttattttagtaaaacACGCAGAACATAATCAAAAGATaacaatttatatattaatgaaaattgaaagaaattgaaatttcataatttaatattacataattaaccTTAGTTGATTCAATTGTTTCAATATTATAATATGTGAAAGTGTGACGTGTCCCATCGTGTtagttgtttttcttttattttggaGATGAGCTTAATATTGTCGGGTATTTATACTCttaggggtgttcggttgacaagattaaatctcatgattaaatatgtatcatgatattagtcatggcaactgAATGCACATTAAGAGAAAATTTGATTTAAGAATTTAGACTGGCCCCTTTTTAATGGGTTTTCTAAATTGACAACCTCAAGTAAGTAACGTGCCttataatttttcttattttaatacaATATGCAGATACTATAGTAATAGGTTTGACTTTActtaattaaatagaatatataATGTAATATACTAATTGatttaatcaatattttttaattcgttacctataaattatatatatggtCAGAAACTATAATTTACAAATCCATTAAAAATTAATTctacatatgtatatatacttcCACTTATATTATCGTTTAAAATAAGAAGCATAGAATTTCCCCCGTTTCTGATTGTCAAATGTTGATATAAGCTAAATGATTTGTGTTCGTACATCAAAATTGAAggcattattaaattaaaaacctCTCAGCGTCAATAATTACTGcacaattgatttttttttcgaagTTTTCAATAATATTTTGGATCCAAGTCTTATCTACAGTTGTcagcatttattttattttattcttatatcAATATGTAAGAGTGATAGATTGATAGTGATATAGGGAGCGACGACCACTAGATCTCATGAAAGACCTAATAACTTGTGTAGGTATCAGACTATCCgattcactatttaccgagacctctaATAACTTGTATAGGTATCAGACTATCCgattcactatttaccgagaTCTCTTTGGTCTTGTTTACAAGATGGCTCAGTCAAACCATCGACCAAGCGACTGAATTAAAAAGTCACTAgctattacaatttacaatacattaAGCAGCTAAGATAACAACCAGAACCTTCCTGGACTGGAAGCTTCAAGAATCACCAAGAACCCTGCACACTAAGAAACTTGTTAGTATAAAACGAAAGATCCTTTAAGATCTACACAAAACATGCAGTAATAAGAGAGATAACAAATGAATCGCATAGATCTACAAGCTATGGCTCAGCCACCAGCTAATAGTACAGATCTATTCACCAAAACAACGATACAAGGGAGCAACGTTGAATCCAACCGTGAAACACTTCACACACCACGAATACAACTCCAATCCACTCCACAATACCGGATCTGACCTCTCTCAGACCTCACACTCACAAGAAACCTCTCACCAGAAAACCCTAATCTCCTCTGGAACCCTAGCAACCGAATCAGTTCCTAATCTCAACTACTCACACGATTACACACTCAAACACCTGAGATAAACCATCGTGTAACACTCAGAGAATCATCAGAGAAGAAGAACTCAAGGGAAACCAAAAGACtcaagagagaagagagagaacaCACAGTGAGAATGAGAGAATAATGAAACGGCGGATGGAGTGAGGAGAGTATATCTCAAGTGGTGTGGGCTAGGGCAACACACAGTCCCAAACTGTCTGGGCCGAAATAAACCAAGGCCCAACACAAATAATAGTCCACCCATTAACCAGCCCAATAATCAACAACTTGGAATAAATAATGCCCGTATTAATTAGTCAAGCCGCCGAACGCAAAGGTTTAACTAGAAGCATGTATAATGGAGCAATAAATTATGCTCACAcaacatatttttgggaataaaGACATACTAATattatcacaaaaatatttatttttcgaaaattattcttaaattacattttttaaaaataagacgcagtataaaaaaaacttctacttGATTTCTTTTATTAGTGTGTCTTATTTTCCAACATTTATTTAAGATAAGTTATACTATCACTTAAACTAAAGGTTCCTAAATTAATCAAGCATGTGCTCACAAAGGTCGCTTAACAATGGGAATCAAAAGCAAATGGTGTTTCCTATGAAGAGTGGAGCCAAGGCCCTCGGTCATATCCAATTCTTCTGCTTTCATCCCATTTGGAATTTCCCAATCAAAATGATAGAGAAGCATAGCAAGAGGAAGTTCCATATTTGCCTGCCCCAACAACATGCCGGGACACGTTCTCCTTCCCGCACCAAAGGGTATGTATTCGAGATTGCTCCCGTTGAAATCGATGGAGCTTTCTTCGAATCTCTCTGGTATAAACTTCTCTGGATCGTTCCAATACTTGGGGTCTCTCGCCAATGCCCATGCATTCACTATCACTCTGGTTTTTGTTGGGATTTCGTACCCATTGATTTCACATCTTTGCGAGTTCACTCTAGGGACTAAAAGTGGGGCCGGTGGGTGCAATCTCAAAGTCTCTTTGATAATTAATTTGATGTATTTTAGCTCATCCAACTTGTCTTCGTCTACATATGATCCCTCTTTGTCAAAAACCTTTCTGACTTCTAGTTGGGCTTTGCTGAGTTTGCTAGGGTTTCTTATCAGCTCCGATATTGCCCATTCTATAGTAGATGCTGACGTGTCAGTTCCTCCAAGTAATATATTCTgagatataaatttttttatcataaattaaTACGTAATCAGAAATTATTCAAAGAGAAAGAGATATTATATAGGTACTATATTAATTATGACATGGAGTAATacagaaataattttatcacagctaaaatatgagtagaattTACCAGTAACACTGCTTTGACATTGTCTGTAGTCAAAGTTCCATCTTTTTCATATTTGAGGAGAATATCCAAGAAATCTTCGAACTCGGCATCATCAGCTGCTGCTCTCTGCTGCTCGATGATGCCATCAAGCACCTGATCTATTTTGCGGCGTAACCATCGGATCCTGAACCGGGCTCCGGTGATCAACGGCAGCAATTTGACTGATGGATAGAGATCCGCCATCATGAATCCCGTACCTAACTTTGTCGATTCCGTGATAATAGAAATCATCATCTCACGCTGCTTGGTTTTGGCCTTATTCACGGCCGCCCTCACGATGACGTCGTACGACGACATGTAAAGCCTCTCCGAGAGATCAATCGACGAGCCCTCGCGAGAAGCGATCCAATTGCACATGCTCGTGACTTCTTCCTCCCTTATGCTGCGGAAGGACCGCACGCGCCGAGCGCTGAAAAGCTCGACGGTGCAGATCTTCCGCAGGTGGCGCCAGTAGTCTCCGTAGGGGGAGAAGACGACGCTGCTGGAGTCGTAGGCCAGCTCCTCCGTCGCCATCATCAGAGGGCGGTTGGCGAAGTTGGTGTCGTGACTTTTCATCACTTGCTTCGCGAATTCGGTGGAGGAGACGAGGAGGAAGTGGAGCTCGCCGAGCTGGAGGTGCATCAGGGGGCCGTGTTTGGCAGCGAGGGAACGGAAGAGGCGGTGGGGGCCGGAGGAGGCGCGGAGCATGAGGTGGAGGTTTCCGATGAGAGGGAGGGGTTTGGGGCCGGGGAAGTGTGAGTAAGTCTTTGCTGATTTTGAGATTGTTTGAGATTTGAGGAATATGTAGAGGAAAAGGAGAAAGGGGATTAGAGGTATGAGTGTTGATGGGATGTTAAACTCCATGATTTCTAGTTTCCTATGTGAAGATTTTGTTTAATGTTGTTATTAATCTGCTTATATGAACTTTTAGTTGTCAACTTGTTAGTTCTTAAAATAGTCAAATTCTGACCAATGTTATAATATTTGAAATTGagaagtttcatttttttatgtcTATCATTTATATACAAATCGTGTCTTTTGGTGATGCTGCAGAAGGATGTTGCAATAGAATATGTGAAATTGTTCCATCTCGTTAGTTGTTTTTCGTTTATTTTGTTGACTATGTCACTTTTTTATATCGATTTAAGTGACACAGGTTTAAACAAAAACCATTATTCAACGCAATTATTGGATTATAGTATAATTAGACG from Salvia splendens isolate huo1 chromosome 15, SspV2, whole genome shotgun sequence encodes the following:
- the LOC121767701 gene encoding cytochrome P450 71D10-like, with the translated sequence MEFNIPSTLIPLIPFLLFLYIFLKSQTISKSAKTYSHFPGPKPLPLIGNLHLMLRASSGPHRLFRSLAAKHGPLMHLQLGELHFLLVSSTEFAKQVMKSHDTNFANRPLMMATEELAYDSSSVVFSPYGDYWRHLRKICTVELFSARRVRSFRSIREEEVTSMCNWIASREGSSIDLSERLYMSSYDVIVRAAVNKAKTKQREMMISIITESTKLGTGFMMADLYPSVKLLPLITGARFRIRWLRRKIDQVLDGIIEQQRAAADDAEFEDFLDILLKYEKDGTLTTDNVKAVLLNILLGGTDTSASTIEWAISELIRNPSKLSKAQLEVRKVFDKEGSYVDEDKLDELKYIKLIIKETLRLHPPAPLLVPRVNSQRCEINGYEIPTKTRVIVNAWALARDPKYWNDPEKFIPERFEESSIDFNGSNLEYIPFGAGRRTCPGMLLGQANMELPLAMLLYHFDWEIPNGMKAEELDMTEGLGSTLHRKHHLLLIPIVKRPL
- the LOC121767649 gene encoding cytochrome P450 71D10-like; translated protein: MEFNISSTLIPLIPFLLFLFLFIFLKSQSISKSARSYSHFPGPTPLPLIGNLPLMMLGASAGPHRLFRSLAAKHGPLMHLQLGELHFLIVSSVELAKEVMKTHDTNFANRPQMLATEELAYDSSGVVFSPYGDYWRHLRKICTVELFSARRVRSFRGIREEESMNMCKWIASRDGSPVDLSERLYMSSYDVIVRAAVKAKSEERKVMVSVFMESTKLATGFMMADLYPSVKLLPLITGARFKIRRLRRKVDEVLDGIIEQQRAAADDGDDDTKLEDFLDILLKYEKDGTLTTDNVKAVLLDILLGGTDTSASTIEWAISELIRNPSKLNKAQLEVRKVFDKEGSYVDEDKLSELKYLKLIIKETLRLHPPAPLLVPRVNSQRCEINGYEIPTKTRVIVNAWALARDPEYWNDPEEFIPERFEESTIDFNGSNLEYIPFGAGRRTCPGMLLGQANMELPLAMLLYHFDWEIPNGMKAEELDMTEGLGSTLHREHHLRLIPIVKRPLCARA